cggcggcgacGATGTAGGCGTCACGCGGTGCGGCGGCGGGTTCGTGGAAAACCGGCGGCGAGATCGACAGACTCTATCGCGCGCCCGGGTGGAAAGCGCGGCAGCGGAAACCGAATCTCGccggcgcgcgcgcgcgtgtccCCGTGAGAGACGAACCGTCgccgcgccgccgccgccaccgccaccgccgaGGGGTAGTACAGACATTATCGTGTGTGCCACGCTGCTACGTAtatatgtgcgtgtgtgtgtgagtgggTGTGTGGGTGTGTGAGTGCGGGCGTGTGGATGTGTGAGTTTGTGCTGTGCCGTGTTGCGACGGgttcgaaataataaaaataaataataataataaaataaaataccggCGGCGGCGTCCCGCTCGACCCCGCGCGACGACGGTGGCGACTATACCGGTGAGCAAAACCGTCACCGTTgtcatagtacctatatagtatatacacgtatatatatatatatatatatgtatgtacgtCGAGTATATAAACGTGGCAGTAAAAGGgatgttggttttttttttttttttttttttattattccctTTTAGCGCCgcatcgaataataataataacaatataattgtattattgccgccgccaccgctgcCGCCGGTTTGCGCGCGCAACACGCGTACATACAGCCGACACCGCCGCGAGGACGGTCAcgatcgtataatattgtagtactatataacattttaatcgattgtagtaatattattattattattattattatcatcgtcatcgtcatcatcatcACTCGGAAACGGTATACATAGCtcgcgatatatatatatgcgtagtATAAGtgtctaatataatacacaatgcaggcttactatatatataaaaagaagagagagagagagtgagagagctattattttcaagaaacatttatatttatataaccgaTTAAGTCTTAGAACTTTGACCCTTCTCACTGCAAACgcgtatatgataataatatataaacgcgATAACGCTGTCGCGGGTTTTTCGTTTTTCCGGCACACGCGCGACCGCCGTGAACGAACTATCGGTGATAggtcatacataatattatagtgtacctaaatatacatatataatacactgctattatgtatatatatatagctgacCACAACAACTATACGACACTGCCCATCGAGTAGTCGCACACTTGcacgcatatatataacacgCGTATAACGTATAGGCGCACACGTGCAGGTAGATTTAAGGGACCGCAAACCGTCGGCGTGCGGGAAACCCGTTGACGTTTTCCGACCGATCGACAGCACACGAAATCCGCTTAGTCGACGGGACGCGACGGTACAACTGTATCCGATCCCGCGGGACCTCGAATTCCCGTACGTTCCGTACACACAcgcgtatttatatatatatatatatatatatatatgtcgtcATCCCGTAGGTACCGTTTGTTTGTAACATAGTTACCAATTAGTCCCGCGACAACGCCGCGGAGGCGGTCGTTTTACGCGCGCTGCACCTGCCCGTCGACGTCCGTGTATACCTGCGGTACCTCTGCGATTCGACAATatcgatttattatttgcGCTCGcacataacataattattgtacgtGTGTACATtacgatatcatattatattatattatacgaccaTATCACACGCTCGCATATTACGTTATATACCTAAACCTACTGGCCGTACTATTATGCACACACAATCAGGTGGTACGGTGCAGTTTTTGCAAGTTGTTGTTGCTATCGTTGTTATCGGTTCGACCGTATTAGGCGTTATATGTGTGTAATGTCCGACGAGGAGACAacagtacatattataggcatattattatatttgttattatatatatagctgaTATGTATAGCggtttatactttatgtacCGGAGACACGGTGACCTATATATCTacgataaatgtatatacacgacgacgacgtgGAGTACGCGatagtgtgtgtatatattattattataatacataaaaggaAATTGTGATTTCACACACCGCACACTTGtaggtgaaaaaaaatacattacccGTATCGTTTTCCCGCGAATTCTTTCCGTATtaagatgtatttatgtagTGTAAACGCGCGTGTTGTGAactctgtgtgtgtgtgtgtgtgcatttttttttcctatattatttaaaaacggtTTAAACCGGTTGATACAGTTCGCTATCagctacctatataatgtgttttatttttttatttttatgatacatGATCTATACCAAAAACATGTACGACACACCTTgcatatgtatacatacgaGTTTTGCGATTTTGCGATGAGCGATtggtttagaatttaaatttgaatttttattttctcgtgAGATTGTGTATAGGTATTCGTTTTTGAGGGAGTGTTCAATAGTGATTTTCACCATAACGATTGGAAATTCTGAGACGCTGGTTTTAGACAGTTTTGACACTGCGtaacgttttattaaaaagtaatttttatggcttGCCAAATGTTTTtgcaaacatttataatgattacatacaaattgcaatagcaataatatcattagtaATATCAATTTGGGTAAactcgttttatattataaatactttgaatTTATAGTGGTTCAGTTTCcaaaaaatgtagatatagTTATGAAGTTATGTCGTGCTATGTTTCGATCATATTTCATAGAATTAAAACTActttaacaaaatttgaaaaactacTAGAAAATTATAGCACATTTAAATGCAGTGCTGGGAATTAcctttatactaaaatagtaaatatcataactttgaattattcattttatgatTCACCGAAGTAAAGTTTTTctgagtttaataaaaaactcgaaatattcataaaaatgtatattgacttttgtttatttgtattctaaGTCATTCGACTATTCgagtattattacctattggtATTCTACAATAACGCttttatcatattgttatattgtcagccatgaaaataataattttaagtacaatCATTAAGTTAGAAACTTTTTCACtgtgtttaacaataattaataattgatctcTGTCTTTCATCGATATGAATAAGACGTGCAAGTATTTATTGACTAATATCGAGTCTATCAGCTAGCAACTATACTATActctacttttaatattcatatacaataaaatatatttttattatttttaataataattatttgttaatatgaagtacaaaatataaccagacaattcatttttttaataacttctattacacttaatatatatattttacgttttaatatagaattacatttcattttcataatcCTTGCATAGATATTTGTAAAAGTTACAGTCggtattataaaatggtataatatatattaatattgtattatatatacgtcatattaaatgattttataaaaagtgtataaaaaatattcatatacggaggagcatataaaatatgtatgaatttaaaattgagtaTAACCATTATTCattgcttattaaaaaattaatattttaattacaactttatacttaaaaattaagtgtttattatttctgtGAATATATAGACTCAtactattattagatataaatgaaaaataaaactcccgtatattattatattattatcgtctaaaagaaaagaaaatttgtaattattataaattaatataatataatgtatataagtaacaaaaaccttcaattagtttaatggtttattatattagcaaactcattttttacttttaaatttaagtattaacattaattataaattctggaatttataatcaatggtattaataatattgacaatattgtttaaatttacatattaatatccaATGGATAATatctaaacaaaaaacaatagtaaatacctatattataattttgatttcaattaTCTATCGTTTCTTTCTTTATATAGGCGCTAATCATTAttacgaataatttaaatttttaagaactaATAAAGGATTAAAggaccatattttcaaatacatagattttttcatatttaaggaactgattttttttaacgaatctCAATATCACtgttttactgtaaatattgttaaatacgtGAATAcgtgattattttgattttttaaatgttgaagcatttaaataaaaattgaaaccagtataggtttttaatgaataaatatgttCTAAAATACGAAtaccttaataaataataatagtattaactattaagttaataaaatataaaaattaatttaatataatttattataaacatatatattttaaaacattttagaaacaataaaaatataaaatagtattatattaatattaacttctaattaggtactaaaattttcaaaatcattgTAACCCATAGAGCTTTTATGTTGTCCTAAGTAAGTATATCGTTTAAAAACACGGAATTACtggtttgaatttgaatttatgtattaccgttgtcatttttaaaatcatctgCTTCACAAAAGATTAACagtataaatttttgatttttatttgtaaaaaaacagtttatattgccacactatataaaaaataaatatttaaaaatattatcttccattatatttgaaattttgaaaactaaaaatgttaaataaattcttttaaaataatataggaatacttttaataaatcattctgtctacaaaatatacatatataacttttacaaattacaaatctaTCACTCATaagttattaaacataatacttagtaaattatatgaattgattacatttaaagttagataaaaatatttaattgaattaacatctttaattaataaaagatctagtgttaaaaattgaattaccaatttgtaaaaatcggaacaaaaaataataaaaatatcatatattaattattttctaccaTCTATACTCCTactaatacgtttttatagcaatattctcaatagaaaataaatactattttattttctcttattttattgcatttgatcaaatttacgattttttataaatattaaaccgtTTATACCCACAACAAAAATGttggcaaaaataaaattatcaataaattttaaaaatatattatttactcattaataagatataatcatgaatataaaaacgatataCCTAACTatcgattatatttataaaaaaataaatacacgtatacaagtaatatgattgtataaatgggaaatttataaccaatatccaataataatattcatacatgGGTATGAGaactcaattttatttcatatataatggttattgaaaaaaattcaaaacgttTAGATCTTCAAgagttataactataacaaGTACTAGATTAGGTCTATAACTAATATGACAAAACTTACTgaaactgtatatttttaaaaaatgtaggtatatgtaatgcaaagaaaattaatagaataattttgggttttaaaaaccaattcaaatttatgtttgcataaaatgaaaatgtttgctgccttttagtttttacgttaaataatactttgttcatttatcatggacagttttataaaataaatttagattttattttattgtattaaatttatatttacgtgtattaattatgtataagataatataatctgCATAAGTATTTGTgcttatgattttatgaaaactTTTACCAGCTAATGTTTAAGTACCATCACAAATACCACAAGtctatacaatgtaaatgtaaCTATCTTAAAACCATCTTATAAAAGGGCTTATATAGTAGTTCATgaacatgaataataaataaatatttagttaaattttgaaataattcagTTAATTCTAGAAACACCAAGTTATTAGCTTTAATAACCATAAACTGTAAAGTAAGGTAAGAAGTAGTTTTGTAAAAACTTGTAAACAATTTCTAGTTTGTGgcttaaataactaaaaccgTGTTCGTAGACAAGAATATTATTCCTATAGTAACTATTACTTTAGGTactaatactttaatttgttaattataaaaatatagataccgTGATATTAGagtaagaattatttattctaaaccAGAGATTCCCAAAGTAGCCTATATCGACCCTTTGGGGTCGATTCTGACCTGCAAGGGGTCTATgtcaacgaaaaaaaaattagtagtgGTGTATGAGATTTAAATAGGGGTCCCCGAGAGTTATTAAGTCAAAAATGCTTGTatcgtaatttaatttaatttgcacTTCCtgtcgttttattattaaaaaaaaaaaaaataaatattattaaagaaaaaaaggtatgaataaaaacaaactaaacacgcttattattttcaaaaaattgcacTCCATACTAAACCTTATTCAAATGAGCAGTTCCGTgtaagctataaaaaaatacttagatgaatttgtaaaaaattggcACATTGTCTACATGGAAAATAAGTTTAGGGGCCTTTGTTAAATCTAAACAATGACAATGAATAACCGAATTTGACTATGAATAGAAAACTCGGTATTATTTTAGgtcttttaaatacattttaaatttcgataAATTTTGACAATCTCAACTatacttattttgatttttttaatttaatattatattatatttttataaaaaaacgtaCTTATTgcgttgtatacaataatttatatacattatatacaacaatcgtggtatatatataaatatctacctatataacGCGTggataataagtacctaacctatacatatctaatattattacatttaaagaaAGTCactcgataataattattaacgacGCATATGTAAGATAATGATGTGTTACTGAAAACGTTGTTGtttgatcatattttataatacgaatTGATTTTAGCACCAACAAAACCAATTGCGCAGCGTATTttagtttacattttaataatatcctaCGTTATAAGTGATAAcggttataatgaaatattatagccTCGGcgcgtttataataaacattatatatatcatatatgtatatatatatatatatatatacattaaacatgaCGTGCggatgttaattttatatgcaaCGCTAAAGAGCTTACCATTTCGCTATAATATCGCGACGCGATTGTCGTTGATTACTCTATAATTCGTACGAATCTATACATTAATTTCTCCTATTAcgatttatagtaataataatatacatgttttgTTTTCGATTATATatacgcgtgtgtgtgtgtgtgtttgtgtatgtGTGCGCACGTACACTCGCACAGCGTCGTCATTGCGGTGTGCATAGGAGAGATTTCCTATACCACCCCGGCGGGTCTAGGTTTGCGAGTACGCCGGGCATCACGGCGGTGTAGCGTATTTAGAGTCGGTCCAGGACCGCCGCCGCTGTCAAACCGGTTGAGTCCGCGCTTACAGTAAGTGTAGTGAGAGTTTCAGCCAGCCATCTCTCTCTCGAGTACactttcttatattattccgTACGCACACGCTATTATGTACTACCACTACTACGGTTCATACTCGTTTTGTATTCGATGTTTACGCACGTACGCTAAATCTGCAAACCCTTAGTGTGAGGATCTGTAACACGACGTCGTACAGTGCTTGTTTTCGATCAGCCACTTTCGGTCGCAGCAGTCTCGCGGTGCTCTCTCGAACGTCAAAAACAACTATAACTACAaccacaacaacaacaacatcaACAACGATAACAACAACAAACCCAAGAATAATCCCTAACTTACAGATAGTACTTAAACCAAATATTGTCGCaacgataattttctttaatccCATCGTAtaacgtaataatttttatctgtcatttatatgttaatcATCTGATGGAAATTATTGAGTTTGAAACATTTTGCGTTTACAGCATTTGTCGTGTTCGCTGAATCCCGGTGAATGGCATCGGTGACGACAAAGAACAGTCAACGGTATCCATCGAGACAGGATTATTCAGGATGATCTTTACGACTGTAAAATCTTACAAGATAGTACAATATCATCGTGAAATGACTTCCGGTTTGATGCGTGCAGGCTACAACGGCGGAGTCGACGTCGATACGGTAATGACGAAGGTGAGTACATCTAGCTGTTAACTCTAACGCTGACACTAGCGTAATTGTAGATTTTAAACATTGCGACCAGAAATTCTTAGCTCGCACCAAGTAAAcccaaaaatatttgacttaCTATAGATCgcgataattaaatttttttaatcattcaatctgtaaaatagttatatacctacattatgaTCATGTAcgctaattttttattacggtATAATCTCGTGGCACGGATCGAGTGATTAatgaaatcttaaaaataaactcttaTTCAAATTGAGTTGAATttccgtttaaaaatatatacatatatgtaatcttcggaaaatgattatttttgttgacaATATATACGCGTTCGCGTACTgcatttcagaaaaaaatcagTGGCGGTCATTATCACAACTGCGTGCCATCGTTATTGCAAGTGACTGCTGCAGTGGCGGCGATACTGTTGGTGAGCTGCAGCTGTGCAGCAAGCGCGGAACCCGTAGCTCCCGTCCAAGTGGCCGCCGCTGTGGCCACGGCCACCGGAACCGGCGAAAGTCAAGCGCGACCGATAGAAAAGCCTGCCGACGCCGTTGATCCGTCACCCGAAGCGGTGACGTTCTCACAGCCGCCACCACAGTCGCAAGAGACCGCCACCGAGTCGGTGGAATCGCGATCGTCCGCGACCACCCAGACCGCGGTGACGGAAAACGGCGATCGCCAAAACAAGGTGAGTCTGCAGACACGACGCGCGAGCCCCGAAAACCGCTCCCGTGAACGGGGTAACCGGCTCTGAGTTTTTTTACGGGTTGTTGTCGGCGGGTGCGGGCAATCGCGATTTAGTGTTCGCTACAACAGGCATATATTATACCGTTGAAATTATGAAGGTTCGGGTTTTTGGGCGAACGGGCGGGTCGGAAATCGGACCATCAGCGTGAAAAAAACCTCGAGTTCGCCGCCGTGGTGGCCGCGGCAAGCCGCAGACCGCGACCGCTGGCGCGTCCTCCTCTCGTGCAGCCGTGTCGAATTCCCCGGAACGGGTGCAGCGAGATGGCTTACCCGTGTCCCGCACCACTTTCTGATGGGCATGTACGCGCGTCGTGCCCACGTCATATCGATTTCCGCGATTTCGGGTTCCCATCGCGGTCGCTACCTattgtgtgtgagtgtgtgtgtgtgtgtgtgtgtgtgtgtgtgtgtgtgtgtgtgtgcgcgcgcgcgctctctctctctcatcGCGCGGGACGCGAGAGAGCCGAGCGCGGCGGCGTTTCCACGAACTCTCGTCCGCGCATATGATTTTTACGTGCGAACCGCGCGGCCCCGAAAAGAAAGTGAGAGTCGCTCCAcgctaatgtataataataatactgcttACTGGCACTCCGCGGCCACCGTACCAGTACCACTAAATATACCCGGCCACCTATATGCTGTTTAGAAAACTACCTGCAGCGCTAAACGCACCGCGGCCCGTCGTATATACGTCCGCGAGTGTGCACGCAACACGTGTATCGTCGCGCGGTCgagtgtgcgtgtgtgcgcgTGTGCTCGACACGAAACCGGTCTTCCCTTTAcgtcgcgcgcgcgcgcgcacacaaaCACACGCGGCGGCCCCACGTGTGTGCGCTACACCACCGGCgagattataataacacacaaGTCGCCCTCGGGCTAGttcgttataatatgttgttatgtCCGTCGTGCGAGTGTATATACACATGTGTGACTGCGTGCAAAGAATCGCGTCAAAGACCGCCGACTGGTTTTtgtatgttatgttttttagtgtgtgtgtgtgtgtgtgtgtgtgtgtgtgtacacttTGCGGCGGCCGCCACCGTCGTGTGTATAGAAAGCGCGAGTGAAAACACACCGCGAAAATACGATCGCGCAAAAGTTGTTTTCGCTCGTGTGTCTGTGTGCGCGCGCGGAGAGATTTCTATATACGAACGCGGTGGCTCTGCCCGCCGATATAGGTgtattatgtacgtatataatattaaacgcgTGTACTGGTACAGGTCGCTACCTACTGTATTTACCTATACGTTATAGGTATACGTTATCCTTATATGTACGCGGCGGCTTGAGTCGGTACTTTTTTCCGCCTTTCtcgtttataataacattattgtacCGGTCTGTTGACAGACGGCAGCTTTAAAGGCCGCGACAACGACTCACGCGCGAATAAACGTTTCGACTATTTCTGATTGGTTTTATAAACGTCTTTTGACTTCGGCACAATACGATAAGCCCGGGAACAAACGGAGTGCTTGAACGTTCTAAGCGCCTCCATAATTTATATGGTTGATTACTTCTTATCATATGTGTGTTGTAATAGAgttttcattgtaaaatacgtTATCGGAAAAAACCAAACCAAAACATGGtttcatattattcaataagcCGCGCCGATTTGTCCTAGACCCATGTATCTTATATAGAAATTAGAACGCatattaaaactgttttattcTATCGTTACAGCTCCAgttgaatgataataatgttcaACAAGACGAAAAGCATCgacaacagcaacaacaactGCTGTTGGCCCCGTTGTTGATGCCCTCTGCGCAAATGTCCGCAGTGTGGCCTTCGCAACCGTCGTCCCTGCAGCAGCCGATGGCCGTCGACAGTATTTCGGTGATGCCTTCGCTGTCGTCTCTCGTCGGACGAGAACGTACAGTGGTCGAAATCGTGCCCGTGCCCAGCGCGTCAGAACAACACATCGTCGATTCGCACTTGCGTCAGCCTCAACCTGAGTACAAGTATATCGGAAGTCTGCAACCGGAATCGGAACTACTACAACCCGAACAGGAGCTAAGGCAACCCAAACCTAACGAGCAACAACCGCCGTCCGAACTCGGCTCGGAACAGCTGCAGCAACCGTCATCGATCCAACAGGTACAACAGCAGGCCTCGGCCCCCGATCAACAACTTCACCTTTCGTACTTGTATAACAACAATGTCTTCGGCAATAAAAACAACGATGACGACGATCAATTGCAGCAGCAATATTCGTATCATTACTACTATCAACAGAACCTTGcgcaacagcaacagcagcagcagcagcagcaagcaacaacagcaacagcaacaacagcagcaacagcagcagcaacaacaacaacaacaacaacaacaacaacaacaacaacaacaacaacaacaacaacagcaacaacagcaACATCTACAACTACAGCAACAGCAGCTCAACAACAACGTGCCGATCGTGTACTCGCCGCTACCCGCGCAATACGGCGGTGGCCAGTTCTACTATCACAACAATTTCGCCGGCAAGTATCCGCCACAACAACAGCTGCCAAACTACTATTACCGCGCCAGGGACGGCGGTAGACCGACTTCGCGGCGCAACAGCAGGACGCAATCGCCGTCCGCGTACGACGTCATCAACAACAACGGCGGAGGTAGTTTCTACGCTCACCACCAGCCGCAGCatcaacaacaaaaacaaccGTCGCCGGACTACGGCGGCGAAAGCGACAACGTGATCGGGATCAAATACGACCAAGATCCGACGGTCGGCGCCGCGGGCAAGCAGCACCAACCGGTGCCGCCGTTCCGGCCCAGCCATCCGGTGTGGGCGTCCCAATATCCGGTGCCGTGGACGTACTACGTCAAGTCGTCGATGGTGCAACCCGGGCGGCCGGCGCCGTTCTACGCGCAACACAACAGCAACTACTACGGCGGCGGCCGGAAGTCGCGGTACGTGTTGCAGCAGTCGTCCGGCGCTGTGTCCAACAGAGTCGGCGGCGGTGGGTATTCGCCGGCCAAGCCGCCGCGCACAAAGGTCGTTTACATCGAGTACGGCGGATTCAAGCCGAAAATGGTGCCGTCCGTGCAGATCACGGCTGCCGAGGACCACGACGGCAACCGCCGTCAGTTGACGGTCGTCGACGGCGGCGAAGACGGCGCGCAAGACGTCGGACACCGCGACAGTCCCGTGGCCGCGGCCACCCCGGCCGCCGCCGCGGACGCTACCACCGCCGTCTCCGGGGCCGCAACCGCGacgtcgacgacgacgacgacggcggcggtggctGCAACGGTGGCGAACATCACGACCTCGACGACAACTGCGGCGACCGTACCGAACGCGACCACGGCCGCATCGACACCGCGACAActgcaacaacaacaacaacaacaacaacaatcgGTGCCGGAAAGACAAACGCCCGCCGCCGGTGTCGTCGTAGTAGTCGTCTGAATCGATCCGACCCCGACGacgtgattttaatttatatacattttttttttcagtagatttgtacataatattatgcagctCTTATATATACGCATACTTCAGCCTTAGCTGCgacagtatttaatttatcatttaatttatatataatttatgtggaCGTCACGACGTGTTATACGGTAGAAACGCTTCTTTCGCcgattaacttataatatattgtattatcgtGTTTGTTAGTAcctatgcaatattattacgttgttgtgtatcgtttttaaatatgtattagcatattatattgattacgaATACGATAGTATTCGTAATCAAcggtattatagtttataatcacatgtattattattcgaatcgcgtgacataattaatattatattatatgggtacAATATAGCTAAGGTGGTACACACCAACGATGTGTAGAAGCGACCGAATACAGCTATTTAAATACTGCTTATAATGTTCTACTCCtttgcatttataataatatacacgtgtTTTCGTAATCACCTCACCgctgttatataattattacattgtgtTGTGCGCTGTTGGCCTATGCTAACAATATGATATCACATCCAGCGCGAGATAAAGCACACGACTAAGTCCTGGATGGCTATACAActgttaaatcatatttacatgtatcaacgagtatattatactatgtcgAAACAGCGTGTAATtgaaataacaaacatttgACTGCAGTAAACATAAACTTGAGTGCGATTCTGCACAGGAACTCGcggtatattatagtgtttacgatgacttttttttataacattttcccCCGGAATGgattcagtttttaaataattatagaaatcaATAATAACCGAGGAGACACTTTTTTACGGGTATTCGCGACGGAAAATAAGATTGTTAAAGGTACTGATAACTCGAGAACCCGTAAAATGTCTGCGAAATTTTCTTGAAAATGAGTTCTCGGGTATTCGAGAATAGAATGTCTAGGTAAAATGGCTTCAAAGCGTGTTTCTTCGctatttttgaaaagtatcAAAACAGttctatacatacatataaatatataattacaatgtaCTTGTAGTGCTGTATTAAGCTTTTAGGGATATTGTATACActctttaaaagtaaataacattacatcaaaataaataccacttaaatatattaaatatatgaatcttattttcaaaccatttgattttcaaaaaaattaaacaagcaactttttatttat
This genomic stretch from Rhopalosiphum maidis isolate BTI-1 chromosome 3, ASM367621v3, whole genome shotgun sequence harbors:
- the LOC113558746 gene encoding mediator of RNA polymerase II transcription subunit 15-like: MIFTTVKSYKIVQYHREMTSGLMRAGYNGGVDVDTVMTKKKISGGHYHNCVPSLLQVTAAVAAILLVSCSCAASAEPVAPVQVAAAVATATGTGESQARPIEKPADAVDPSPEAVTFSQPPPQSQETATESVESRSSATTQTAVTENGDRQNKLQLNDNNVQQDEKHRQQQQQLLLAPLLMPSAQMSAVWPSQPSSLQQPMAVDSISVMPSLSSLVGRERTVVEIVPVPSASEQHIVDSHLRQPQPEYKYIGSLQPESELLQPEQELRQPKPNEQQPPSELGSEQLQQPSSIQQVQQQASAPDQQLHLSYLYNNNVFGNKNNDDDDQLQQQYSYHYYYQQNLAQQQQQQQQQQQQQQQQQQQQQQQQQQQQQQQQQQQQHLQLQQQQLNNNVPIVYSPLPAQYGGGQFYYHNNFAGKYPPQQQLPNYYYRARDGGRPTSRRNSRTQSPSAYDVINNNGGGSFYAHHQPQHQQQKQPSPDYGGESDNVIGIKYDQDPTVGAAGKQHQPVPPFRPSHPVWASQYPVPWTYYVKSSMVQPGRPAPFYAQHNSNYYGGGRKSRYVLQQSSGAVSNRVGGGGYSPAKPPRTKVVYIEYGGFKPKMVPSVQITAAEDHDGNRRQLTVVDGGEDGAQDVGHRDSPVAAATPAAAADATTAVSGAATATSTTTTTAAVAATVANITTSTTTAATVPNATTAASTPRQLQQQQQQQQQSVPERQTPAAGVVVVVV